The Astatotilapia calliptera chromosome 14, fAstCal1.2, whole genome shotgun sequence genome includes a region encoding these proteins:
- the gjd1b gene encoding gap junction delta-2 protein, translating to MGEWTILERLLEAAVQQHSTMIGRILLTVVVIFRILIVAIVGETVYEDEQTMFICNTLQPGCNQACYDKAFPISHIRYWVFQIILVCTPSLCFITYSVHQSAKQRDRRYSFLYPIMERDYGGRDGARKLRNINGILVQHGGDSGGGKEEPDCLEVKEIPNAPRGLTHGKSSKVRRQEGISRFYIIQVVFRNALEIGFLAGQYFLYGFSVPGIFECDRYPCLKEVECYVSRPTEKTVFLVFMFAVSGICVVLNLAELNHLGWRKIKAAIRGVQARRKSICEIRKKDMAHLSQPPNLGRTQSSESAYV from the coding sequence GATCTTGCTGACTGTCGTTGTCATCTTCCGTATTCTGATTGTGGCCATCGTCGGAGAGACGGTGTACGAGGATGAGCAGACCATGTTCATCTGTAATACTTTACAGCCGGGCTGCAACCAAGCTTGCTATGACAAAGCCTTCCCCATTTCCCACATCCGCTACTGGGTCTTCCAGATCATACTGGTGTGCACACCCAGCCTCTGCTTTATCACCTACTCTGTCCATCAGTCAGCCAAGCAGAGAGACCGGCGCTACTCTTTTCTCTATCCAATAATGGAGAGGGACTACGGCGGAAGGGATGGGGCTCGGAAGCTCCGCAACATAAATGGAATTCTAGTTCAGCACGGAGGGGATAGTGGAGGAGGGAAGGAAGAACCTGACTGTCTGGAGGTGAAGGAGATCCCCAATGCCCCACGGGGCCTCACGCACGGGAAGAGCTCCAAGGTTCGCCGTCAAGAAGGGATCTCCCGCTTTTACATCATTCAGGTGGTGTTCAGAAACGCCCTAGAGATTGGCTTCTTAGCGGGCCAGTACTTCCTTTATGGCTTCAGCGTGCCTGGGATTTTCGAGTGCGACCGCTACCCGTGTCTCAAGGAGGTGGAGTGCTACGTGTCCCGGCCCACAGAAAAAACGGTTTTCCTGGTCTTCATGTTTGCCGTGAGCGGCATTTGCGTTGTGCTCAATCTGGCTGAGCTCAATCATCTCGGCTGGCGCAAGATCAAGGCCGCCATCAGGGGCGTCCAGGCCCGCAGGAAGTCTATCTGTGAAATCAGGAAGAAGGACATGGCGCATCTGTCTCAGCCACCCAACCTGGGACGCACACAGTCCAGCGAATCGGCCTACGTCTGA